Proteins co-encoded in one Opitutales bacterium genomic window:
- a CDS encoding GTP cyclohydrolase I FolE2 — MSNDTHPMPPASSLNRTYDAHFATDDAYRDALPDPQNNGRPAVVKADAPIAHVGVSNFRLPLRFARHGGSEITLEASILGSVPCPGGRKGINMSRIVRSFYDHKDQLFSLDSLEPILRDYCAELDAEQARLKLSFNYPIEQHSLRSGMTGTQFYQSAFEGLIEADSRFRRRIEFDFVYSSACPCSADLAEHAELTRSAYSVPHSQRSKARVWIELAPGENLSLESIQRLCLSALKTETQVLVRREDEQAFAELNGAHLKFVEDAARQLSEKLESRDEILDYRIACSHLESLHSHDAIAVMVKGIEGGYTGDFDAFATLVV, encoded by the coding sequence ATGTCCAACGATACTCATCCAATGCCTCCAGCATCGTCACTGAATCGCACTTATGATGCGCATTTTGCGACTGACGATGCATACAGGGACGCACTTCCCGACCCCCAGAACAATGGGCGTCCAGCGGTTGTGAAGGCCGATGCGCCCATCGCTCATGTGGGTGTGTCGAATTTTAGACTCCCGCTCAGATTTGCGCGGCACGGCGGCTCCGAGATCACACTCGAAGCGTCTATCCTTGGATCTGTCCCGTGCCCCGGAGGTCGAAAGGGCATCAATATGTCACGTATCGTACGTTCGTTTTACGACCATAAGGATCAGCTGTTTTCCTTAGATTCCCTGGAACCTATTTTGCGCGATTATTGTGCCGAGTTGGACGCCGAGCAGGCTAGACTCAAGCTGTCCTTCAATTACCCGATCGAACAGCATTCGCTGCGCAGCGGGATGACAGGCACCCAGTTTTACCAGTCTGCTTTCGAGGGCCTCATCGAGGCAGACAGTAGGTTTCGACGACGCATCGAATTTGATTTCGTCTACTCTTCAGCGTGCCCCTGCTCCGCCGACTTGGCTGAACACGCTGAGCTGACACGATCAGCCTATTCAGTTCCCCATTCCCAACGCAGTAAGGCCCGTGTTTGGATCGAACTCGCACCTGGAGAAAACTTAAGCCTAGAGAGCATTCAACGGCTCTGCCTCTCTGCTTTGAAAACCGAGACGCAAGTTTTAGTGCGCCGGGAAGACGAGCAAGCGTTTGCAGAGCTCAATGGTGCCCATTTAAAATTTGTGGAAGATGCGGCACGGCAACTGTCCGAGAAGTTAGAAAGCCGAGACGAGATCCTGGATTACCGTATCGCTTGTTCTCACCTAGAATCTTTGCATTCCCACGATGCTATAGCTGTCATGGTCAAGGGCATCGAAGGAGGATACACGGGCGACTTTGATGCGTTTGCAACTTTGGTCGTTTAG